A single Lolium perenne isolate Kyuss_39 chromosome 6, Kyuss_2.0, whole genome shotgun sequence DNA region contains:
- the LOC127307591 gene encoding fumarylacetoacetase translates to MAEGKLLRSFVEVPRDSHFPIQNLPFGVFRRRGQPEHPPRPAVAIGDFALDLAAVSAAGLFDGPVLSGSPCFLQETLNMFLGMGRPAWKEARATLQKILSADEPVLRDNEALRKSCLVPMSDAEMLLPITVGDYTDFFCSVHHARNCGFIFRGPQTPVNPNWFHLPVGYHGRASSVIVSGTDIIRPRGQSHPIGSSQPSFGPSQKLDFELEMAAIVGPGNELGKPIGIDNAEDHIFGLVVMNDWSARDIQAWETIPLGPFLGKSFSTSVSPWIVTLDALKPFACEAPKQEPEPLPYLAEKNHINYDIPLEAWIKPKEQSDPSVVTKTNFKHMYWTVTQQLAHHTVNGCNLRPGDMFATGTLSGPEPDSLGCLLEITWNGQKEISVGNSIRKFLQDGDEVILTACCKGEDYNVGFGTCTGKVLPALT, encoded by the exons ATGGCGGAGGGCAAGCTGCTCCGGTCGTTCGTGGAGGTGCCGCGGGACTCGCACTTCCCCATCCAGAACCTCCCCTTCGGGGTCTTCCGCAGGAGGGGCCAGCCGGAGCACCCGCCGCGCCCGGCCGTCGCCATCGGGGACTTCGCGCTCGACCTCGCCGCCGTCTCCGCCGCCGGCCTCTTCGACGGGCCCGTCCTCTCCGGATCCCCATGCTTCCTCCAG GAGACGCTCAACATGTTCTTGGGGATGGGGCGGCCGGCCTGGAAGGAGGCGCGCGCCACGCTCCAGAAAATCCTCTCCG CTGACGAGCCAGTGTTGCGTGACAACGAGGCCCTGAGGAAGAGCTGCCTTGTGCCAATG AGTGATGCAGAGATGCTTCTACCCATCACTGTAGGAGACTACACGGATTTCTTTTGCTCCGTGCACCATGCAAGGAACTGTGGATTCATCTTCCGTGGACCACAGACTCCAGTTAATCCAAATTG GTTTCATTTACCAGTTGGTTATCATGGACGGGCGTCATCTGTAATCGTATCTGGAACGGACATTATTCGACCTAG aGGACAAAGCCATCCGATAGGAAGCTCTCAACCTTCTTTCGGCCCATCTCAGAAGCTTGATTTTGAACTTGAGATG GCTGCCATTGTTGGACCAGGGAATGAATTGGGCAAACCTATTGGTATTGATAATGCTGAGGATCATATATTTGGCTTAGTGGTAATGAATGATTGGAGTG CCAGAGATATCCAAGCCTGGGAGACGATACCGCTTGGCCCTTTTCTTGGCAAAAGCTTCA GTACATCAGTATCACCTTGGATTGTGACCTTGGATGCCCTTAAGCCTTTTGCTTGTGAGGCTCCTAAGCAG GAACCTGAGCCTTTGCCCTACTTAGCTGAAAAGAATCACATCAACTATGATATTCCTCTTGAA GCTTGGATTAAGCCCAAAGAGCAAAGTGATCCATCAGTTGTCACAAAGACAAATTTCAAACACAT GTACTGGACTGTCACGCAGCAACTAGCGCACCACACTGTTAATGGATGCAATCTGAGACCAGGGGATATGTTTGCAACTGGCACGCTTAGTGGACCT GAACCTGATTCACTGGGTTGTTTGCTGGAGATAACATGGAATGGGCAGAAGGAGATATCGGTTGGGAATTCCATCCGCAAGTTCCTCCAAGATGGGGATGAAGTCATCTTGACAGCTTGCTGCAAG GGCGAGGACTACAATGTTGGATTCGGAACCTGCACGGGGAAGGTTCTGCCAGCACTTACATGA
- the LOC127307594 gene encoding exopolygalacturonase: MVDAGRRSNGAALMVALCAALLGTACATKPAAKPAAAAAVDVGGPPSVPAGPLDITKLGAKGDGKTDSTQAIMQAWKNACGATGTQKIVIPEGNFLIGALELSGPCTSSIIIRLDGNLLGTGDLNAYKKNWIEFMRVDNFAVNGHGTIDGQGPLVWGKNECNKNYNCKILPNSLVLDYVTNASIRGVTLKNAKFFHLNLFNCKNVLVEKVNITAPGDSPNTDGIHMGDSENVTIKSTNIAVGDDCISIGPGTKHVKIHGSRCGPGHGISVGSLGRYKDEKDVEDIEVTNCTIKGATNGLRIKSYEDSKSQLKATKFVYDQVVMDNVSYPIIIDQKYCPNNICSKTGLSKVTVNDIVFKNIVGTSATPEAVTLNCANNLPCQGVQLVNVNLKYTGTHNKTMAVCHNAVGKSSNVIKELACL, from the exons ATGGTGGACGCAGGAAGAAGAAGCAATGGCGCCGCCTTGATGGTGGCGCTGTGCGCGGCGCTGCTGGGAACAGCCTGCGCAACGAAGCCGGCAGCGAAGCCTGCCGCTGCGGCGGCGGTTGATGTGGGCGGTCCGCCATCGGTTCCGGCGGGTCCCCTGGACATCACGAAGCTGGGGGCGAAGGGCGACGGCAAGACCGACAGCACGCAGGCGATCATGCAGGCGTGGAAGAACGCGTGCGGCGCCACTGGGACGCAGAAGATCGTCATCCCGGAGGGCAACTTTCTGATTGGCGCTCTGGAGCTGTCGGGGCCCTGCACGTCCAGCATCATCATCCGCCTCGACGGCAACCTCCTCGGCACCGGCGACCTCAACGCCTACAAGAAGAACTGGATCGAGTTCATGCGCGTCGACAACTTCGCCGTCAACGGCCACGGCACCATCGACGGCCAGGGCCCCCTCGTCTGGGGGAAGAACGAGTGCAACAAGAACTACAACTGCAAGATCCTCCCCAAC AGCCTGGTGCTGGACTACGTGACGAACGCGTCAATCCGTGGCGTGACGCTGAAGAACGCCAAGTTCTTCCACCTCAACCTCTTCAACTGCAAGAACGTGCTGGTGGAGAAGGTGAACATCACGGCGCCCGGCGACAGCCCCAACACGGACGGCATCCACATGGGCGATTCCGAGAACGTGACCATCAAGTCCACCAACATCGCCGTCGGCGACGACTGCATCTCCATCGGCCCCGGCACCAAGCACGTCAAGATCCACGGCTCCCGCTGCGGCCCCGGCCACGGCATCAGCGTCGGCAGCCTCGGCCGCTACAAGGACGAGAAGGACGTCGAGGACATCGAGGTCACCAACTGCACCATCAAGGGCGCCACCAACGGCCTCCGCATCAAGTCCTACGAGGACTCCAAGTCGCAGCTCAAGGCAACCAAGTTCGTCTACGACCAGGTCGTCATGGACAACGTCTCATACCCCATCATCATCGACCAGAAGTACTGCCCAAACAACATCTGCTCCAAGACCGGCTTATCCAAGGTCACCGTCAACGACATCGTCTTCAAGAACATCGTCGGCACCTCCGCCACGCCAGAGGCCGTCACCCTCAACTGCGCTAACAACCTCCCATGCCAAGGCGTGCAGCTCGTCAACGTCAACCTCAAGTACACTGGCACACACAACAAGACCATGGCCGTCTGCCACAACGCCGTCGGCAAGTCCAGCAACGTCATCAAGGAGCTCGCATGCCTCTAG
- the LOC127307592 gene encoding copper-transporting ATPase HMA4, with product MERNGESHLKEPLLDAANGPPGASPAARASPRKERTTKKVMFNVRGMSCASCAVSIETVVAGLKGVESVQVAVLQGQAVVQYSPEETDARTIKQAIEDINFEVDELQEQEIAVCRLRIKGMACTSCSESIERALLMVPGVKKAAVGLALEEAKVHFDPNITSRDLIIEAIEDAGFGADLISYGDDVNKMHLKLEGVNSPEDTKLIQSVLETVEGVNNVEWDTVDQTIKVAYDPDVTGPRLLIQRIQDAAQPPKCFNASLYSPPKQREVERRHEIMIYRNQFLWSCLFSVPVFLFSMVLPMLPPFGDWLFYKIYNNMTVGMLLRWLLCSPVQFIIGWRFYIGAYHALKRGYSNMDVLVALGTNAAYFYSVYIILKALTSDSFEGQDLFETSSMLVSFILLGKYLEVVAKGKTSDALSKLTELAPETAVLLTLDKDGSIISEMEISTQLLQRNDFIKILPGEKVPVDGVVIKGQSYVNESMITGEARPIAKKPGDKVIGGTVNDNGFIIVKATHVGSETALSQIVQLVEAAQLARAPVQRLADKISRFFVPTVVVAAFVTWLGWFIPGQLHLYPQQWIPEAMDSFELALQFGISVLVVACPCALGLATPTAVMVATGKGASLGVLIKGGNALQKAHKIKTIIFDKTGTLTIGKPSVVQTKIFSKIPLLELCDLTASAEANSEHPLSKAIVQYTKNLREQYGSDSDHMLDSKDFEVHPGAGVSANVEGKLVLVGNKRLMQEFEAPMSSEVEEYMSEMEGLARTCVLVAIDRIICGALAVSDPLKPEAGRVISYLTSMGITSIMVTGDNWATAKSIAKEVGISTVFAEIDPVGKAEKIKDLQAQGLTVAMVGDGVNDSPALAAADVGMAIGAGTDVAIEAADIVLMKSSLEDVITAIDLSRKTLAKIRLNYVWALGYNVLGMPIAAGVLFPFTGIRLPPWLAGACMAASSVSVVCSSLLLQLYKKPLHIEDAPRPAGSSDGASNLV from the exons ATGGAGCGGAATGGCGAGAGCCATCTCAAAGAGCCGCTACTCGACGCGGCCAATGGCCCCCCTGGCGCGTCTCCTGCCGCCAGGGCATCTCCGCGGAAGGAGAGGACTACAAAGAAGGTCATGTTCAATGTTCGGGGCATGTCCTGCGCCTCCTGTGCCGTGTCGATCGAGACGGTGGTGGCCGGCTTGAAGGGGGTGGAGAGCGTCCAGGTCGCAGTCCTTCAGGGCCAGGCTGTTGTGCAGTATAGCCCGGAGGAGACCGAT GCAAGAACCATAAAACAAGCTATTGAGGACATCAACTTTGAGGTGGATGAACTCCAAGAACAAGAAATTGCTGTATGCAGACTCCGGATAAAGGGAATGGCATGTACCAGCTGTTCTGAATCTATTGAACGGGCACTTCTCATGGTACCTGGAGTGAAAAAAGCTGCAGTGGGACTTGCCCTGGAAGAAGCCAAGGTGCACTTTGATCCAAATATCACCAGTCGTGATCTAATAATCGAGGCTATTGAGGATGCTGGGTTTGGGGCTGATCTCATTAGTTATGGGGACGATGTGAACAAAATGCATCTAAAACTCGAGGGTGTAAATTCTCCAGAAGACACCAAACTCATTCAGTCAGTACTGGAAACTGTAGAGGGGGTGAATAATGTTGAATGGGATACAGTGGACCAAACAATTAAAGTTGCATATGATCCTGATGTCACTGGTCCGCGTCTACTTATCCAGCGCATTCAGGATGCTGCACAACCCCCAAAATGCTTTAATGCCAGCTTGTACTCACCACCAAAGCAAAGGGAAGTAGAACGCCGCCATGAAATTATGATTTACAGGAACCAGTTTCTCTGGAGTTGCCTCTTCTCAGTTCCTGTGTTCCTGTTCTCGATGGTCCTGCCAATGCTTCCTCCTTTTGGAGATTGGCTGTTCTATAAAATCTACAACAACATGACGGTAGGTATGCTACTACGGTGGTTGCTATGTTCTCCAGTTCAGTTCATTATTGGTTGGAG ATTTTACATTGGAGCTTATCATGCTCTGAAACGAGGATACTCTAACATGGATGTGCTGGTCGCTTTGGGAACAAATGCTGCATACTTCTACTCTGTGTATATAATCTTGAAGGCACTTACATCAGACTCGTTTGAAGGACAAGATCTTTTTGAAACTAGTTCTATGTTGGTATCTTTTATATTGCTGGGAAAATATCTTGAGGTGGTGGCAAAGGGGAAGACATCAGACGCTTTGTCAAAGTTGACAGAACTTGCACCTGAAACAGCTGTACTTCTCACTTTGGACAAGGATGGAAGTATCATCTCAGAAATGGAGATCAGCACCCAGTTACTTCAGAGAAACGATTTCATTAAGATTCTTCCTGGTGAAAAGGTTCCAGTTGATGGTGTCGTCATCAAAGGTCAAAGCTATGTTAATGAAAGTATGATAACTGGGGAAGCAAGGCCCATTGCAAAGAAACCAGGAGACAAG GTTATTGGTGGTACTGTAAACGATAATGGTTTCATAATTGTTAAGGCCACTCATGTTGGATCAGAAACGGCCCTGTCGCAGATAGTACAGCTAGTTGAAGCCGCTCAACTTGCAAGAGCTCCAGTGCAAAGGTTGGCAGACAAAATTTCACGGTTTTTTGTTCCAACT GTTGTGGTGGCTGCGTTTGTTACATGGCTTGGCTGGTTCATACCCGGGCAACTTCACCTCTACCCTCAACAATGGATTCCGGAGGCAATGGATAGTTTTGAGCTTGCTCTGCAGTTTGGAATATCTGTTCTAGTTGTTGCGTGCCCATGCGCTCTGGGGTTAGCTACACCAACTGCTGTTATGGTTGCCACTGGAAAAGGTGCTTCTCTAGGTGTTCTTATCAAAGGTGGCAATGCACTTCAGAAAGCTCACAAG ATTAAGACTATCATATTTGATAAAACTGGGACCCTGACTATCGGCAAACCTTCTGttgttcaaacaaagatcttctccAAGATACCACTTCTTGAGTTGTGTGATTTAACTGCCAGTGCCGAG GCAAACAGTGAGCATCCACTATCAAAAGCTATTGTTCAGTACACGAAGAACCTCAGAGAACAATATGGATCTGACAGTGATCACATGCTGGATTCCAAAGATTTTGAGGTGCATCCAGGGGCAGGAGTCAGTGCAAACGTTGAAGGAAAGCTGGTTTTGGTTGGGAATAAAAGGCTTATGCAAGAATTTGAAGCTCCGATGAGCTCTGAAGTGGAGGAATACATGTCTGAAATGGAAGGTCTTGCCAGGACCTGTGTGCTAGTTGCTATCGATAGGATTATCTGCGGGGCTCTTGCTGTGTCGGATCCTTTGAAGCCTGAGGCAGGCCGTGTCATTTCATACCTTACCTCAATGGGCATAACGAGTATCATGGTGACGGGCGACAATTGGGCTACAGCTAAATCCATAGCAAAGGAAGTTGGGATCAGCACTGTATTCGCTGAGATTGATCCAGTTGGAAAAGCTGAGAAGATCAAGGACTTGCAG GCACAAGGACTGACCGTGGCGATGGTCGGTGATGGCGTAAACGACTCGCCAGCCCTGGCTGCAGCAGACGTAGGCATGGCCATTGGTGCTGGCACTGACGTTGCTATCGAGGCCGCCGACATCGTCCTGATGAAGAGCAGCCTGGAGGACGTGATCACCGCTATTGACCTCTCGCGGAAGACCCTCGCAAAGATCCGTCTCAACTATGTCTGGGCCCTGGGTTACAACGTCCTGGGCATGCCGATCGCTGCTGGCGTCCTGTTCCCATTCACGGGCATCCGGCTTCCCCCCTGGCTTGCCGGGGCCTGCATGGCGGCCTCGTCAGTGAGCGTTGTCTGCTCGTCGCTGCTTCTCCAGCTCTACAAGAAGCCATTGCACATCGAGGATGCGCCAAGGCCAGCAGGATCCAGTGACGGTGCCTCGAATTTGGTTTGA